A region of Gracilinanus agilis isolate LMUSP501 chromosome 3, AgileGrace, whole genome shotgun sequence DNA encodes the following proteins:
- the B3GAT1 gene encoding galactosylgalactosylxylosylprotein 3-beta-glucuronosyltransferase 1, whose translation MPKRRDILAIVLIVLPWTLLITVWHQSTIAPLLTMHKDDGSDSRRDPSVDSREYCMSDRDIVEVVRTEYVYTRPPPWSDTLPTIHVVTPTYSRPVQKAELTRLANTLLHVQNLHWLVVEDAPRRTPLTARLLRDTGLNYTHLHVETPRNYKLRGDARDPRIPRGTMQRNLALRWLRETFPRNASQPGVVYFADDDNTYSLELFEEMRSTRRVSVWPVAFVGGLRYESPRVNGAGKVIGWKTVFDPHRPFAIDMAGFAVNLRLILQRNQAYFKLRGVKGGYQESSLLRELVTLNDLEPKAANCTKILVWHTRTEKPVLVNEGRKGFTDPNVEI comes from the exons ATGCCGAAGAGACGGGACATCCTTGCCATCGTGCTCATTGTGCTGCCCTGGACCCTACTCATCACCGTATGGCATCAGAGCACCATTGCGCCATTGCTCACCATGCACAAGG ATGATGGGAGTGATTCTAGGCGGGACCCCAGCGTGGACTCCAGGGAGTACTGCATGTCTGATCGGGACATCGTGGAGGTGGTGAGGACGGAGTACGTGTACACGCGCCCCCCGCCCTGGTCGGACACCCTGCCCACCATCCACGTGGTCACCCCTACCTACAGCCGCCCAGTGCAGAAGGCCGAGCTGACCCGGCTTGCCAATACGCTGCTCCACGTACAAAATCTCCACTGGCTGGTGGTGGAGGACGCGCCGCGTCGGACGCCCCTGACTGCCCGCCTCCTCCGGGACACCGGCCTCAACTACACACACCTGCATGTGGAGACGCCCCGGAACTACAAGCTGCGAGGGGACGCCAGGGACCCCCGCATCCCCCGGGGCACCATGCAGCGCAACCTCGCTTTGCGCTGGCTCCGGGAGACCTTCCCCCGCAATGCCAGTCAGCCCGGCGTAGTCTACTTTGCTGACGACGACAACACCTACAGCCTGGAACTCTTTGAGGAG ATGCGAAGCACAAGAAGGGTGTCCGTGTGGCCAGTGGCTTTCGTGGGAGGCCTTCGGTATGAATCACCTCGGGTGAATGGGGCAGGGAAAGTAATTGGCTGGAAGACAGTTTTTGACCCCCACCGGCCATTTGCCATTGACATGGCTGGCTTTGCAGTCAACCTTCGGCTCATCCTGCAGCGGAATCAAGCCTACTTCAAGCTTCGAGGGGTCAAAGGTGGCTACCAAGAGAGCAGCCTTCTCCGGGAGCTCGTCACCCTCAATGACCTGGAGCCCAAGGCTGCCAACTGCACCAAG ATCCTCGTCTGGCACACACGAACAGAGAAGCCAGTGCTGGTGAACGAGGGGAGAAAAGGCTTCACTGATCCCAATGTGGAGATCTGA